CTTCCCGACCAGAGAGACCGCATAAGTAGATGTCGTCGACCGTCCGCATAGCCCTCGACGTCATGGGCGGCGACCATGGTCCGGACGTCGTCCTGCCCGGCGCCGAGATCGCTCTCATCCGTCACCCGGATATCAGCTTCCTGCTGTTCGGCGACGAGGCGCGTCTCAACGCGGTGCTGGCCCGGCTGCCCCGCCTCAAGGCGGCGAGCCGGGTGATCCACACCGATGTCGTGGTGCGGATGGACGACAAGCCGAGCCAGGCGCTGCGCCAGGGCCGCAAGGTCTCGTCCATGTGGCGGGCGATCGACGCCGTGCGCCTCGGCGAGGCCGATTGCGCCGTCTCCGCCGGCAATACCGGCGCGCTGATGGCGATGGCCAAGGTCAACCTCAAGACCATGGCCGGCATTTCCCGCCCCGCCATTGCCTGTCTCTGGCCCACCACCAAGGGCGAGAGCGTGGTGCTCGATGTCGGCGCGTCCATCGGCGCGACCGCTCAGCACCTCGTCGACATGGCGGTTATGGGCGCGGCGATGGCCCGTATCGTCTTCGACATCGAGCGCCCGACCGTCGGCCTGCTCAATGTCGGCGTCGAGGAGATCAAGGGCGTCGAAGAGGTGAAGGACGCCGCCGCGGCGCTGCGCGAGGCGAATCACGCCGGGTTCACCTATCACGGCTTCGTCGAGGGCGACGACATCGGCAAGGGAACGGTGGATGTGGTGGTGACGGAGGGCTTCTCCGGCAACATCGCGCTGAAGACCGCCGAGGGCACCGCCAAGCAGGTCGCCGACTATCTGCGCGCCGCCATCAACCGCAGCCTCATGGCGAAGATCGGCTATGTGCTGGCGCGCGGCGCCTTCAACGCCCTGCGCGAGAAGCTCGATCCCCGCAAATCCAATGGCGGCGTATTCCTCGGCCTGAACGGCATTGTCATCAAGAGCCATGGCGGCACCGACGCGGAAGGCTTCGCCTCCGCCGTCGATATCGGCTACGACATGGTCCGCAACAAGCTTCTCTCCCGCATCGAGGCGGGCATGAATGACCGCCCGAAGGTCGGCGCTGCCGCCCCGGAATCCGCCGCCCAGGACGACATACAGGTTTCATCGTGAGTGCAATTCGTTCCGTGGTGCGCGGCGTCGGCGCGTTCCTGCCCAGCCGCACACTGACCAATGCCGACCTCGCGCAGATGGTCGACACCTCGGACGAGTGGATCGTCCAGCGCACCGGCATCCGCGAGCGCCACATCGCCGCCGACCATGAGCTGACCTCCGATCTCGCCCTGCACGCCGCCCGCGCCGCGCTGACGGATGCCGGGCTCGACGCGCAGGACATCGACCTCATCGTGCTGGCGACCTCGACGCCGGACAACACCTTCCCGGCGACGGCAGTGAGCGTGCAGGCCGGGCTCGGCATCACCCATGGCGCGGCGTTCGATCTGCAGGCGGTGTGCTCGGGCTTCGTCTTCGCGCTGGCGACCGCCGACAATTTCCTGAAGTCCGGCAGCTACAGGCGCGCGCTGGTGATCGGCGCCGAGACCTTCTCGCGCATCCTCGACTGGTCGGACCGCACCACCTGCGTGCTGTTTGGCGACGGCGCCGGCGCGCTGGTGCTGGAAGGCGTCCGCGACGGCGAGGACGGGCGCGGCGTGCTCACCACCCATCTGCGCTCGGATGGCCGGCACAAGAACAAGCTTTATGTCGATGGCGGCGTCTCATCCACCAAGAGCGTCGGCTATCTGCGCATGGAAGGCCGCGAGGTTTTTCGCCACGCCGTGGGCATGATCACCGACGTGATCGAGGACGCCTTCGCGGCGACCGGCGAGAGCGCGGCGACCATCGACTGGTTCGTACCGCACCAGGCCAACCGCCGCATCATCGATGCGAGCGCGGTGAAGCTCGGCATCGCGCCGGAGAAGGTGGTCATCACGGTGGACCGCCACGGCAACACCTCGGCGGCCTCGATTCCCCTCGCTATCGCCGCGGCGCATGCCGACGGGCGGATCAAGAAGGGCGATCTGGTGCTGCTGGAAGCCATGGGCGGCGGCTTCACCTGGGGCTCGGCGCTGGTCCGCTGGTAGAACAGCGGTAGTGTGGTGCCAGATTGCGCGGAACCGTTGACCGTCAAGGGTCTGGCCGCCTAGGCTGGTAATGGTTGAAGATATGGGCGACGAGAGGAAGCGGGCCATGGCGGGGCGAACCATTACGCGCGCGGATCTGTGCGAGGCTGTGTACCAGCGCGTC
Above is a window of Ancylobacter sp. WKF20 DNA encoding:
- the plsX gene encoding phosphate acyltransferase PlsX; this encodes MSSTVRIALDVMGGDHGPDVVLPGAEIALIRHPDISFLLFGDEARLNAVLARLPRLKAASRVIHTDVVVRMDDKPSQALRQGRKVSSMWRAIDAVRLGEADCAVSAGNTGALMAMAKVNLKTMAGISRPAIACLWPTTKGESVVLDVGASIGATAQHLVDMAVMGAAMARIVFDIERPTVGLLNVGVEEIKGVEEVKDAAAALREANHAGFTYHGFVEGDDIGKGTVDVVVTEGFSGNIALKTAEGTAKQVADYLRAAINRSLMAKIGYVLARGAFNALREKLDPRKSNGGVFLGLNGIVIKSHGGTDAEGFASAVDIGYDMVRNKLLSRIEAGMNDRPKVGAAAPESAAQDDIQVSS
- a CDS encoding ketoacyl-ACP synthase III — protein: MSAIRSVVRGVGAFLPSRTLTNADLAQMVDTSDEWIVQRTGIRERHIAADHELTSDLALHAARAALTDAGLDAQDIDLIVLATSTPDNTFPATAVSVQAGLGITHGAAFDLQAVCSGFVFALATADNFLKSGSYRRALVIGAETFSRILDWSDRTTCVLFGDGAGALVLEGVRDGEDGRGVLTTHLRSDGRHKNKLYVDGGVSSTKSVGYLRMEGREVFRHAVGMITDVIEDAFAATGESAATIDWFVPHQANRRIIDASAVKLGIAPEKVVITVDRHGNTSAASIPLAIAAAHADGRIKKGDLVLLEAMGGGFTWGSALVRW